Within the Pseudarthrobacter sp. W1I19 genome, the region TTACCGCGCCATCGGCTACCACGGCTCTGCCCTGGACGAACTGGAGTACGACGCCAAGCGCGGGGTCATCCCCAACGAGGGCGGCCGTGTGCTGGACGCCGAGGGCAATCCGGTGCCCGGGATCTATGCCACCGGGTGGATCAAGCGCGGGCCCGTGGGCCTGATCGGCCACACCAAGGGCGACGCACTGGAGACCATCGGCTTCCTCCTCGAGGACCGGCTCACCCTGCCGCCCGCGCAGAACCCCGATCCGCAGGCCATCATCGACCTGCTGGAGGAACGCGGCATCGAATACACCACCTGGGAAGGCTGGAACAAACTCGATGCCCACGAAGCGGGCCTGGGCGCAGCCTGGACCGGCCCCGAGGGCCTGGACCACGTGGTGCGCGAACGCATTAAGGTGGTGCCGCGCGAGGAGATGATCCGCATCTCCCGCGGCTGACCAGCCGCTTCCACCCCCTAGGTGGGGGAGGAGGGCAGGGTTAGAATTGCCACCACCCCTTGGCCGGCATGGCAACGCCGTGCCTACAGGCAGCACAGGAGTTCGATGAAGAACCTGATCCAGCCGGAACCGCTTCAGCGCGGCGCCCTTGCCGCCCACGAGCTGCTCGACGCCGGCTCCCTCCAGGATGCCCAGAGCGGACTGCGCAGCCTGATCCGCGAGTCGTGGCAGCGTTCCGCCGGATTCAAGGCGGACCCGGACAACCCTGCCGCCCCGCTGGCCATGGACCGGGATGAGCTCGAGGATTACCGCAGCCAGCATCCCCTGGCCGCCATCATGCCGGTCATCAGCAAACTCCTGGTCCAGCCCAGCCACGACAGTGGACTGCTGGTGGCGGTGGGGGATGAAGTGGGCCGGCTGCTCTGGGTGGAAGGGGACCCGGCGTTGCAGCGCAGGGCAGAGGGCATGATGTTTGTTGCCGGCGCCGACTGGTCCGAGGCCACAGTGGGCACCAGCGCACCCGGAACCGCCCTTGCCCTGGGCCGTGGCATCCAGATCGCCGGCGCTGAGCATTACCAGCGGGCGGTACATCCCTGGAGCTGCACCGCGGTGCCCTTTCATGACCCCGATTCCGGTGCCGTCCTCGGCGTCGTGGACATCACGGGCACGGCCACGGCGGTGGCGCCGCATACCCTGTCGCTGGTGGAGGCAACTGTAGCGGCCGCCCAGGCACAGTTGCGGGTGGAGCGCCTTCAGCTTGCCGCGGAGCTTGCGAAGAGGCCGGCACGACGCCGGGCCACGGCTTCTGCGTCCCGCGCACCGGGGCAGGGGGTCAAGGAAGGCAGCCTGTACCGGAACAGCCTGCAGCTGCTGGGCCGCGACCAGGCACTGCTCAGCCTGGAAGGAAAAACCATTGTTCTTTCCGCCCGGCACAGCGAAATCCTGGCGCTGCTCAGCACCCACCCCGACGGGCTTTCTGCTGAGGAACTGGGCGTCCTGCTGTATCCCGGTGAGGGTTCCACCATCACCCTGAGGGCCGAAATGGTGCGCCTGCGCAAAGTCCTCCAGCAACTGAGTCCCGATGCCGTTCCTGGTTCCCGGCCCTATCGACTTCCGGTGGATGTGGTGCCGGACAGCGGCCAGGTGCTGAGCTGCCTGCAGCGCGGCGCGCACCGCATCGCCCTGGAAATCTACCGCGGCGCTGTCCTGCCCCGGTCCGAGGCGCCTGGTGTCGTGGAGCTGCGGGACAAGGTCTCGTTACTCCTGCGAGAGGCGGTCCTCACGGACGGCAGCGCTGAGTCGCTGCTCAAGTACGCCGAACTTCCCGAGGCAAGGGACGACGTCGGGGTCCGCCGCGCCGCCCTGCGCCTCCTGCCCGCCCGCTCACCCAAGCGGGCCGCCGTCGTCGCGGACCTGGAACGGCTGGAAGCCGAACTGGGCTAAGCGGCGTGCCGGTGGTTGAGCCTGTCGAAACCAGGTTGCCGGCCAAGCTCCGGGACGTTGCAACCTGACTGCAACCTGCACGCTCCTACGCTGATTCCAACGGCGGCCGCCAGCAGCAAGAGCCGCCCTCTGCACAGCAAAGGAGCTAGCAATGACTGTTTACGCCCAGCCCGGTACCGAGGGTTCGAAGGTCACCTTCAAGGATCGCTACGAGAACTGGATCGGCGGCGAATGGGTGGCCCCGGTCAAGGGCCAGTACTTCGAAAACATCACGCCCGTCACCGGCAAGGCCTTCTGCGAGGTTGCCCGCGGGACTGCAGAAGACATCGACCTGGCGCTGGACGCGGCCCATAAGGTTGCACCGTCCTGGGGCAAGACGTCGGTTGCCGAGCGCGCCGCCATCCTGAACAAGATCGCCGACCGGATCGACGAGAACCTGGAAATGCTCGCCGTCGCCGAATCGTGGGACAACGGCAAGCCCATCCGGGAAACCCTCAACGCCGACATCCCGCTGGCCGCCGACCACTTCCGCTACTTCGCCTCCGCCGTCCGTGCCCAGGAGGGCCGGCTCTCCCAGCTCGACGACGACACCACCGCCTACCACTTCCACGAGCCGCTCGGCGTCGTCGGCCAGATCATTCCCTGGAACTTCCCCATCCTGATGGCCGTCTGGAAGCTTGCGCCGGCGCTCGCCGCCGGCAATGCCGTGGTGCTCAAGCCGGCCGAGCAGACGCCGAGCTCCATCCTGGTCCTCGTGGAACTCATCGGCAACCTGCTGCCCGCAGGCGTGCTGAACATCGTCAACGGCTTCGGCGTGGAGGCCGGCAAGCCACTGGCATCCAGCCCCCGGATCCGCAAGATCGCCTTCACCGGCGAGACCACCACCGGCCGACTGATCAGCCAGTACGCCAGCCAGAACCTCATCCCCGTCACGCTGGAACTGGGCGGCAAGAGCCCGAACATCTTCTTCAACGATGTAGCCCAGGACAACGACGCGTTCTACGACAAAGCACAGGAAGGCTTCGCGCTGTTCGCCTTCAACCAGGGCGAAGTCTGCACCTGCCCGTCCCGCGCCCTGGTCCAGGAGGACATCTACGAATCCTTTATGGCCGACGCCGTGGCACGGGTGGAGAAAATGGTGCAGGGCAACCCCCTGGACACCGAAACCCAGGTGGGCGCCCAGGCCTCCAATGACCAGCTCGAGAAAATCCTCTCGTACATCGACATCGGCAAGCAGGAAGGTGCCAAGGTCCTCACCGGCGGCAGCCGGGCCGAACTGCCCGGCGACCTGGCCGGCGGCTACTACGTCCAGCCCACTGTCTTTGAGGGCCACAACAAGATGCGGATTTTCCAGGAGGAGATCTTCGGCCCGGTGGTGGCAGTCACGAAGTTCAGCGACTACAACGACGCCATGGGCCTGGCCAACGACACCCTGTACGGCCTCGGCGCCGGCGTCTGGTCCCGCAACGGCAACATCGCCTACCGCGCCGGCCGCGAAATCCAGGCCGGCCGCGTCTGGGTCAACAACTACCACGCCTACCCGGCGGGCGCCGCGTTCGGCGGCTACAAGTCCTCGGGCATCGGGCGCGAGAACCACGCCATGATGCTGGACCACTACCAGCAGACCAAGAACCTGCTGGTCAGCTACAACGAAAACAAGCTCGGCTTCTTCTAACCCCACCACCGCTACAACGACGCAAGGATTTCGCCAATGACGACGACAATGCAAGCAGCAGTAGTAAACGAATTCGGCACCGACCTTCAGATCCAGGACCTCCCCATCCCGACGCCCGGACCCGGGGAGGCCCTGGTCAAGGTGCTCACCACGGGTGTTTGCCATACGGATCTGCACGCCGCCGAAGGCGACTGGCCGGTCAAGCCCTCGCCGCCCTTTGTTCCCGGGCATGAGGGAGTAGGTGAAGTGGTGGCACTCGGGGACGGCGTCACCGACCTTGCGGTCGGGGACATGGTGGGCAACGCCTGGCTGTGGTCCGCCTGCGGTGACTGCCAATACTGCCGCACCGGCTGGGAAACGCTCTGCGAGGCGCAGAAGAACGGCGGCTACAGCGTGGACGGGTCCTTCGGCGAATATATGCTCGTCGATACCCGCTTCGCCGCCCGGATACCGGCGGGATCCGACCCCGTCGAGGTGGCACCGGTGCTCTGCGCCGGTGTCACCGTCTACAAGGGCCTGAAGATGACCGAAGCCAAGCCGGGTCAGTGGGTGACCATCTCCGGCATCGGCGGGCTGGGGCATATCGCCGTACAGTATGCCGTCGCTATGGGCCTGCGGGTTGCTGCCGTGGACATCGCGGACGATAAGCTCGCCCTCGCCAAGGCACACGGGGCCGAACTGACGGTCAACGCTTTGCACGAAGACCCCGTGGAAGTGATCCAGCGTGAAACCGGAGGTTGCCATGGAGTCCTGGTCACTGCAGTGCACCCGTCAGCATTCGGGCAGGCCATTGGAATGGCCCGCCGCGGCGGCACGATTGTGTTCAACGGGCTGCCACCGGGGGACTTCCCGGCGCCGATCTTCGAGATTGTGCTCAAGGGCCTGACGGTCCGCGGCTCGATCGTGGGAACCCGGCAGGACTTGGAGGAGGCCCTGGACTTTTACGCCCAGGGCAAGATTCATCCCACGGTCTCCGTCCGGGAACTCGCCGAGGTCAACGCGGTTTTTGACGAGATGAAACACGCCAAAATCGACGGCCGCGTGGTCCTGAGGTTCTGATGACCGCGGACAGCATCGATGCTGCAGTGACGCTGCCCGGGGAGGATTTCTCCCGGGTGGCGCTCACGCCGGCCGCCGCGGAGTTGCTGCGCTTGCTGTGGGTCCGGCACGGGCCGCTCATGTTCCACCAGTCCGGCGGGTGCTGCGACGGATCCTCGCCCATGTGCTACCCGGCCGGAGACTTCCTGACCGGGGACTCGGATGTGCTGCTGGGCATATTTGATGTGTCCGAGGGGCTGGAGCCGCAGCCGCTGGAGTTCTGGATGTCCCGGGAGCAGTTCAACTACTGGAACCACACGCACCTGACCGTTGACGTGGTGCCGGGGCGGGGCAGCGGATTCTCCGTGGAAGCGCCGGAAGGCAAGCGGTTCCTGATGCGGTCCGCACTGATGGATTGGCCGGCCTAGCCCTTCGGCCCTACAGCCTTGAGGTCCTCCATCTGGAGGGCCTCAAGCGCTTTATGCAGAACAAAGTTTGGCCGCACCGCCGTCTCACCATTCGGAACAATTGGGACCGTCCAGTGGATGGACACTATCGTTGATAGGTCTGTTTCCATCAGAAATCAGGATTGTGATCCCCCTATGAACCTTCTCCGGACCAAATCAATCGAGCAGTCCATCGCTGACGCCGATGAACCCGGACGCAAGCTCAAACGGTCCCTCAGCACGTGGGACCTGATGATTATGGGCGTTGCGGTGGCTGTGGGTGCCGGTATCTTCTCCGTTGGTGCCAAGGCCGCAGCCAACTTCTCCGGCCCTGCCGTGACGTTGTCCTTCGCCATCGCCGCCGTCACCTGCGCCCTTGCCATCATGTGCTACGCCGAGTTCGCCACCGCCATCCCGGTGGCAGGCTCCGCCTACGTGTTCACTTACGCCACGATGGGTGAGCTGCTTGCCTGGATCATCGGCTGGAACCTGATCCTTGAGCTCTTCACGGCCGCAGCGGTGATCGCCAAGTACTGGGGCATCTACCTCAGCAAGGTGTTCGCGCTGATGGGTGCCGACATTCCGCCGGCAATCTCGCTGGGCGGGGT harbors:
- a CDS encoding DUF779 domain-containing protein, translated to MTADSIDAAVTLPGEDFSRVALTPAAAELLRLLWVRHGPLMFHQSGGCCDGSSPMCYPAGDFLTGDSDVLLGIFDVSEGLEPQPLEFWMSREQFNYWNHTHLTVDVVPGRGSGFSVEAPEGKRFLMRSALMDWPA
- a CDS encoding aldehyde dehydrogenase family protein — translated: MTVYAQPGTEGSKVTFKDRYENWIGGEWVAPVKGQYFENITPVTGKAFCEVARGTAEDIDLALDAAHKVAPSWGKTSVAERAAILNKIADRIDENLEMLAVAESWDNGKPIRETLNADIPLAADHFRYFASAVRAQEGRLSQLDDDTTAYHFHEPLGVVGQIIPWNFPILMAVWKLAPALAAGNAVVLKPAEQTPSSILVLVELIGNLLPAGVLNIVNGFGVEAGKPLASSPRIRKIAFTGETTTGRLISQYASQNLIPVTLELGGKSPNIFFNDVAQDNDAFYDKAQEGFALFAFNQGEVCTCPSRALVQEDIYESFMADAVARVEKMVQGNPLDTETQVGAQASNDQLEKILSYIDIGKQEGAKVLTGGSRAELPGDLAGGYYVQPTVFEGHNKMRIFQEEIFGPVVAVTKFSDYNDAMGLANDTLYGLGAGVWSRNGNIAYRAGREIQAGRVWVNNYHAYPAGAAFGGYKSSGIGRENHAMMLDHYQQTKNLLVSYNENKLGFF
- the adhP gene encoding alcohol dehydrogenase AdhP is translated as MTTTMQAAVVNEFGTDLQIQDLPIPTPGPGEALVKVLTTGVCHTDLHAAEGDWPVKPSPPFVPGHEGVGEVVALGDGVTDLAVGDMVGNAWLWSACGDCQYCRTGWETLCEAQKNGGYSVDGSFGEYMLVDTRFAARIPAGSDPVEVAPVLCAGVTVYKGLKMTEAKPGQWVTISGIGGLGHIAVQYAVAMGLRVAAVDIADDKLALAKAHGAELTVNALHEDPVEVIQRETGGCHGVLVTAVHPSAFGQAIGMARRGGTIVFNGLPPGDFPAPIFEIVLKGLTVRGSIVGTRQDLEEALDFYAQGKIHPTVSVRELAEVNAVFDEMKHAKIDGRVVLRF
- a CDS encoding helix-turn-helix domain-containing protein, with product MKNLIQPEPLQRGALAAHELLDAGSLQDAQSGLRSLIRESWQRSAGFKADPDNPAAPLAMDRDELEDYRSQHPLAAIMPVISKLLVQPSHDSGLLVAVGDEVGRLLWVEGDPALQRRAEGMMFVAGADWSEATVGTSAPGTALALGRGIQIAGAEHYQRAVHPWSCTAVPFHDPDSGAVLGVVDITGTATAVAPHTLSLVEATVAAAQAQLRVERLQLAAELAKRPARRRATASASRAPGQGVKEGSLYRNSLQLLGRDQALLSLEGKTIVLSARHSEILALLSTHPDGLSAEELGVLLYPGEGSTITLRAEMVRLRKVLQQLSPDAVPGSRPYRLPVDVVPDSGQVLSCLQRGAHRIALEIYRGAVLPRSEAPGVVELRDKVSLLLREAVLTDGSAESLLKYAELPEARDDVGVRRAALRLLPARSPKRAAVVADLERLEAELG